The window CTTCTGGGAGAAGTACGAGCGGATCAGGCCCTACCTGATCAACGACGAGGCCCCGCCGGAGAAGGAGTTCATCCAGTCCGCGGCCGACCGGCTGAAGATGGACGACATGGTCGACTGCATCCTCTGCGGGGCCTGCCACTCGTCATGCCCGCAGGTCTGGACGGACGAGGAGTACCTCGGCCCGGCGGCCCTGTTGAAGCTGAACCGCTTCACCGTCGACACCCGGGACCGCGGCAACAAGGAGCGGACCAAGCTCTTCGACAACGAGCAAGGGGTCTGGCGCTGTCACACCATCTTCAACTGCGTCGAGGCCTGCCCGAAGTCCATCAATCAGACCTACTCGATCCAGCACCTCAAACGCCGGGCGGTGGCCCGGAGGCTGGGGATGAAATGACATCCTCCCACCCTTGAAGGGGTGGGATTCCTGAGATGATCCCAGGCTGGTCGGCAGCTACCTTTGCCCGATCCGTTTCCGTCCGGACTTCATGGGTGCCGCCATCAGGGCCAAGTCAGTGGCCCGCCCCGGCTACGTTCCATTGCGGTTACCGCACCGGGCGGCGGTTCTCACGGCTTACGCCGCTGCCAGACCGCTAATCGCTCGCGCGATGTTCAGCGCAGCGACGGCGTCCGCGTGGCCGGAGTGCCCGCAGGACCTGCACCGGAAGTGTATCCCCGAGCGGTTC of the Bacillota bacterium genome contains:
- a CDS encoding succinate dehydrogenase iron-sulfur subunit, coding for MSITDTKPRPEDLRSVIVNVFRFDPATTDEPHYDSYKVPMTGSMTVLDLLFYLLEHEDGSLAFRYACREAICGSCALYVNGTYRLACKTQLKDLKAEEISISPLPHLKVIKDLVVDMDPFWEKYERIRPYLINDEAPPEKEFIQSAADRLKMDDMVDCILCGACHSSCPQVWTDEEYLGPAALLKLNRFTVDTRDRGNKERTKLFDNEQGVWRCHTIFNCVEACPKSINQTYSIQHLKRRAVARRLGMK